In Zingiber officinale cultivar Zhangliang chromosome 6A, Zo_v1.1, whole genome shotgun sequence, a single genomic region encodes these proteins:
- the LOC121996703 gene encoding HBS1-like protein isoform X3, which translates to MPRKVNFGLDYDDGYDNYDDYDYDYDHEVKDDDYDKDNVASQLGKDANKQGIWLCPICSYDNDETSFCCDICGAIQVYASNYGKQKVNPASKDTGASAMSKSHAQISMATPKTNNLVDVFQSKRPNLYEKVQPDYRSAESNGKGKEALILSSPDNASESESSYSRENKDTIAPLSSNLNQLKLDKHPIYNRKTNTETQYQPEEWMLIDKGPGTLQQLNLAIVGHVDSGKSTLSGRLLHLLGKVSKKEMHKYEKEAKEKGKGSFAYAWAMDESSAERERGVTMTVAVAYFDSKKYHVVLLDSPGHKDLVPNMISGATQADAAVLVVDASTGSFEAGMDGYGIGQTREHAQLVRSFGVEQIIVAVNKMDVVGYSKERFNFIKSQLGAFLRSCGFKDSSIIWVPLSVVENQNLVTTTTDVRLSSWYRGFCLLDAIDSLQTPLRDVSKPLILPICDAIKTSMGNFAACGKLETGAICNGSKVLVMPLGELATIRSIERDSISYNSARAGDNVAVTLQGINSGHVLAGGVICHPDYPMQVAKHLELKILVLDISTPILVGSQVEFHIHHAKEAGRVAKMVALLDQKTGKVSKAPRILKGKQSAIIEVQLDGAVCVEEFSKSKALGRAFLRSSGTTIAVGIVTRILEHES; encoded by the exons ATGCCTCGAAAAGTCAATTTTGGGCTTGACTATGATGATGGATATGACAATTATGatgattatgattatgattaCGATCATGAAGTAAAAGATGATGACTACGACAAAGATA ATGTGGCATCTCAGCTTGGTAAGGATGCCAACAAGCAAGGAATCTGGCTTTGTCCAATTTGCTCATATGACAATGATGAAACTTCATTTTGTTGTGACATTTGTGGAGCTATTCAAGTTTATGCTTCCAATTATGGCAAACAAAAAG TAAATCCTGCAAGCAAAGATACAGGAGCATCTGCTATGTCCAAGTCTCATGCACAAATTTCTATGGCAACACCCAAAACAAACAATCTTGTTGATGTCTTTCAGAGCAAAAGGCCTAATTTGTATGAGAAAG TACAACCAGATTATAGAAGTGCAGAATCGAACGGTAAAGGGAAAGAGGCTCTAATATTATCTTCACCGGATAATGCCAGTGAAAGTGAGAGCAGTTATTCCAGGGAAAATAAAGATACCATAGCACCATTGAGCAGTAACCTAAACCAGTTAAAGTTGGATAAACATCCCATTTATAACAGAAAAACAAATACAGAAACTCAGTACCAACCGGAAGAATGGATGTTAATAGATAAAGGACCAGGAACTCTGCAGCAATTGAATCTTGCAATT GTCGGTCATGTGGACTCGGGGAAATCTACCTTGTCTGGAAGATTGCTACATCTTTTGGGAAAAGTTTCCAAGAAAGAAATGCATAAATATGAAAAAGAGGCTAAAGAAAAG GGAAAAGGTTCATTTGCTTATGCATGGGCAATGGATGAGAGCTCTGCAGAGAGGGAAAGGGGTGTGACCATGACAGTTGCTGTTGCATACTTTGACTCCAAGAAGTATCATGTTGTTTTACTTGACTCTCCTGGGCACAAAGATTTGGTACCAAATATGATTTCAGGTGCTACACAAGCAGATGCAGCAGTTCTCGTTGTGGATGCATCAACTGGTTCCTTTGAGGCAGGTATGGATGGTTATGGTATTGGACAAACAAGGGAGCATGCTCAACTAGTTAGAAGTTTTGGTGTTGAGCAAATCATTGTTGCTGTTAATAAGATGGATGTTGTGGGGTAttcaaaggaaagatttaattttataaaatcacAACTTGGTGCATTTCTTCGTTCCTGTGGATTCAAAGATTCCTCAATCATTTGGGTTCCTCTTAGTGTGGTAGAAAACCAGAATCTGGTTACAACCACCACTGATGTTAGGTTATCTTCCTG GTATAGAGGGTTTTGTCTGTTGGATGCAATAGATTCATTGCAGACACCTCTGAGGGATGTTTCAAAGCCGCTTATTCTTCCTATATGTGATGCCATCAAGACATCAATGGGGAATTTTGCAGCTTGTGGAAAGTTAGAGACTGGAGCTATCTGTAATGGTTCCAAG GTTCTGGTTATGCCTCTAGGAGAGCTAGCAACTATACGGTCTATCGAGCGAGACTCAATTAGCTATAATTCAGCAAGAGCTGGTGACAATGTAGCTGTCACCTTACAAGGTATCAATTCTGGTCATGTTCTAGCTGGTGGGGTGATCTGCCATCCTGATTATCCGATGCAAGTAGCTAAACATTTGGAGCTAAAGATACTCGTCTTGGACATCTCCACACCAATTCTGGTTGGATCTCAG GTTGAATTCCACATCCATCATGCAAAAGAGGCTGGAAGGGTGGCAAAGATGGTAGCGTTGCTGGACCAGAAGACTGGCAAAGTCTCCAAAGCACCGCGCATCCTCAAGGGAAAACAAAGTGCCATCATAGAG GTGCAACTGGACGGAGCTGTATGTGTGGAGGAGTTCTCTAAGTCTAAAGCCCTTGGAAGGGCATTCCTAAGGTCATCAGGAACTACAATTGCGGTTGGTATCGTGACCCGAATACTTGAGCACGAGTCATAG
- the LOC121996703 gene encoding HBS1-like protein isoform X1: protein MPRKVNFGLDYDDGYDNYDDYDYDYDHEVKDDDYDKDNVASQLGKDANKQGIWLCPICSYDNDETSFCCDICGAIQVYASNYGKQKEYILCTVNPASKDTGASAMSKSHAQISMATPKTNNLVDVFQSKRPNLYEKVQPDYRSAESNGKGKEALILSSPDNASESESSYSRENKDTIAPLSSNLNQLKLDKHPIYNRKTNTETQYQPEEWMLIDKGPGTLQQLNLAIVGHVDSGKSTLSGRLLHLLGKVSKKEMHKYEKEAKEKGKGSFAYAWAMDESSAERERGVTMTVAVAYFDSKKYHVVLLDSPGHKDLVPNMISGATQADAAVLVVDASTGSFEAGMDGYGIGQTREHAQLVRSFGVEQIIVAVNKMDVVGYSKERFNFIKSQLGAFLRSCGFKDSSIIWVPLSVVENQNLVTTTTDVRLSSWYRGFCLLDAIDSLQTPLRDVSKPLILPICDAIKTSMGNFAACGKLETGAICNGSKVLVMPLGELATIRSIERDSISYNSARAGDNVAVTLQGINSGHVLAGGVICHPDYPMQVAKHLELKILVLDISTPILVGSQVEFHIHHAKEAGRVAKMVALLDQKTGKVSKAPRILKGKQSAIIEVQLDGAVCVEEFSKSKALGRAFLRSSGTTIAVGIVTRILEHES, encoded by the exons ATGCCTCGAAAAGTCAATTTTGGGCTTGACTATGATGATGGATATGACAATTATGatgattatgattatgattaCGATCATGAAGTAAAAGATGATGACTACGACAAAGATA ATGTGGCATCTCAGCTTGGTAAGGATGCCAACAAGCAAGGAATCTGGCTTTGTCCAATTTGCTCATATGACAATGATGAAACTTCATTTTGTTGTGACATTTGTGGAGCTATTCAAGTTTATGCTTCCAATTATGGCAAACAAAAAG AGTATATACTTTGTACAGTAAATCCTGCAAGCAAAGATACAGGAGCATCTGCTATGTCCAAGTCTCATGCACAAATTTCTATGGCAACACCCAAAACAAACAATCTTGTTGATGTCTTTCAGAGCAAAAGGCCTAATTTGTATGAGAAAG TACAACCAGATTATAGAAGTGCAGAATCGAACGGTAAAGGGAAAGAGGCTCTAATATTATCTTCACCGGATAATGCCAGTGAAAGTGAGAGCAGTTATTCCAGGGAAAATAAAGATACCATAGCACCATTGAGCAGTAACCTAAACCAGTTAAAGTTGGATAAACATCCCATTTATAACAGAAAAACAAATACAGAAACTCAGTACCAACCGGAAGAATGGATGTTAATAGATAAAGGACCAGGAACTCTGCAGCAATTGAATCTTGCAATT GTCGGTCATGTGGACTCGGGGAAATCTACCTTGTCTGGAAGATTGCTACATCTTTTGGGAAAAGTTTCCAAGAAAGAAATGCATAAATATGAAAAAGAGGCTAAAGAAAAG GGAAAAGGTTCATTTGCTTATGCATGGGCAATGGATGAGAGCTCTGCAGAGAGGGAAAGGGGTGTGACCATGACAGTTGCTGTTGCATACTTTGACTCCAAGAAGTATCATGTTGTTTTACTTGACTCTCCTGGGCACAAAGATTTGGTACCAAATATGATTTCAGGTGCTACACAAGCAGATGCAGCAGTTCTCGTTGTGGATGCATCAACTGGTTCCTTTGAGGCAGGTATGGATGGTTATGGTATTGGACAAACAAGGGAGCATGCTCAACTAGTTAGAAGTTTTGGTGTTGAGCAAATCATTGTTGCTGTTAATAAGATGGATGTTGTGGGGTAttcaaaggaaagatttaattttataaaatcacAACTTGGTGCATTTCTTCGTTCCTGTGGATTCAAAGATTCCTCAATCATTTGGGTTCCTCTTAGTGTGGTAGAAAACCAGAATCTGGTTACAACCACCACTGATGTTAGGTTATCTTCCTG GTATAGAGGGTTTTGTCTGTTGGATGCAATAGATTCATTGCAGACACCTCTGAGGGATGTTTCAAAGCCGCTTATTCTTCCTATATGTGATGCCATCAAGACATCAATGGGGAATTTTGCAGCTTGTGGAAAGTTAGAGACTGGAGCTATCTGTAATGGTTCCAAG GTTCTGGTTATGCCTCTAGGAGAGCTAGCAACTATACGGTCTATCGAGCGAGACTCAATTAGCTATAATTCAGCAAGAGCTGGTGACAATGTAGCTGTCACCTTACAAGGTATCAATTCTGGTCATGTTCTAGCTGGTGGGGTGATCTGCCATCCTGATTATCCGATGCAAGTAGCTAAACATTTGGAGCTAAAGATACTCGTCTTGGACATCTCCACACCAATTCTGGTTGGATCTCAG GTTGAATTCCACATCCATCATGCAAAAGAGGCTGGAAGGGTGGCAAAGATGGTAGCGTTGCTGGACCAGAAGACTGGCAAAGTCTCCAAAGCACCGCGCATCCTCAAGGGAAAACAAAGTGCCATCATAGAG GTGCAACTGGACGGAGCTGTATGTGTGGAGGAGTTCTCTAAGTCTAAAGCCCTTGGAAGGGCATTCCTAAGGTCATCAGGAACTACAATTGCGGTTGGTATCGTGACCCGAATACTTGAGCACGAGTCATAG
- the LOC121996703 gene encoding HBS1-like protein isoform X2: MPRKVNFGLDYDDGYDNYDDYDYDYDHEVKDDDYDKDNVASQLGKDANKQGIWLCPICSYDNDETSFCCDICGAIQVYASNYGKQKEYILCTVNPASKDTGASAMSKSHAQISMATPKTNNLVDVFQSKRPNLYEKDYRSAESNGKGKEALILSSPDNASESESSYSRENKDTIAPLSSNLNQLKLDKHPIYNRKTNTETQYQPEEWMLIDKGPGTLQQLNLAIVGHVDSGKSTLSGRLLHLLGKVSKKEMHKYEKEAKEKGKGSFAYAWAMDESSAERERGVTMTVAVAYFDSKKYHVVLLDSPGHKDLVPNMISGATQADAAVLVVDASTGSFEAGMDGYGIGQTREHAQLVRSFGVEQIIVAVNKMDVVGYSKERFNFIKSQLGAFLRSCGFKDSSIIWVPLSVVENQNLVTTTTDVRLSSWYRGFCLLDAIDSLQTPLRDVSKPLILPICDAIKTSMGNFAACGKLETGAICNGSKVLVMPLGELATIRSIERDSISYNSARAGDNVAVTLQGINSGHVLAGGVICHPDYPMQVAKHLELKILVLDISTPILVGSQVEFHIHHAKEAGRVAKMVALLDQKTGKVSKAPRILKGKQSAIIEVQLDGAVCVEEFSKSKALGRAFLRSSGTTIAVGIVTRILEHES, encoded by the exons ATGCCTCGAAAAGTCAATTTTGGGCTTGACTATGATGATGGATATGACAATTATGatgattatgattatgattaCGATCATGAAGTAAAAGATGATGACTACGACAAAGATA ATGTGGCATCTCAGCTTGGTAAGGATGCCAACAAGCAAGGAATCTGGCTTTGTCCAATTTGCTCATATGACAATGATGAAACTTCATTTTGTTGTGACATTTGTGGAGCTATTCAAGTTTATGCTTCCAATTATGGCAAACAAAAAG AGTATATACTTTGTACAGTAAATCCTGCAAGCAAAGATACAGGAGCATCTGCTATGTCCAAGTCTCATGCACAAATTTCTATGGCAACACCCAAAACAAACAATCTTGTTGATGTCTTTCAGAGCAAAAGGCCTAATTTGTATGAGAAAG ATTATAGAAGTGCAGAATCGAACGGTAAAGGGAAAGAGGCTCTAATATTATCTTCACCGGATAATGCCAGTGAAAGTGAGAGCAGTTATTCCAGGGAAAATAAAGATACCATAGCACCATTGAGCAGTAACCTAAACCAGTTAAAGTTGGATAAACATCCCATTTATAACAGAAAAACAAATACAGAAACTCAGTACCAACCGGAAGAATGGATGTTAATAGATAAAGGACCAGGAACTCTGCAGCAATTGAATCTTGCAATT GTCGGTCATGTGGACTCGGGGAAATCTACCTTGTCTGGAAGATTGCTACATCTTTTGGGAAAAGTTTCCAAGAAAGAAATGCATAAATATGAAAAAGAGGCTAAAGAAAAG GGAAAAGGTTCATTTGCTTATGCATGGGCAATGGATGAGAGCTCTGCAGAGAGGGAAAGGGGTGTGACCATGACAGTTGCTGTTGCATACTTTGACTCCAAGAAGTATCATGTTGTTTTACTTGACTCTCCTGGGCACAAAGATTTGGTACCAAATATGATTTCAGGTGCTACACAAGCAGATGCAGCAGTTCTCGTTGTGGATGCATCAACTGGTTCCTTTGAGGCAGGTATGGATGGTTATGGTATTGGACAAACAAGGGAGCATGCTCAACTAGTTAGAAGTTTTGGTGTTGAGCAAATCATTGTTGCTGTTAATAAGATGGATGTTGTGGGGTAttcaaaggaaagatttaattttataaaatcacAACTTGGTGCATTTCTTCGTTCCTGTGGATTCAAAGATTCCTCAATCATTTGGGTTCCTCTTAGTGTGGTAGAAAACCAGAATCTGGTTACAACCACCACTGATGTTAGGTTATCTTCCTG GTATAGAGGGTTTTGTCTGTTGGATGCAATAGATTCATTGCAGACACCTCTGAGGGATGTTTCAAAGCCGCTTATTCTTCCTATATGTGATGCCATCAAGACATCAATGGGGAATTTTGCAGCTTGTGGAAAGTTAGAGACTGGAGCTATCTGTAATGGTTCCAAG GTTCTGGTTATGCCTCTAGGAGAGCTAGCAACTATACGGTCTATCGAGCGAGACTCAATTAGCTATAATTCAGCAAGAGCTGGTGACAATGTAGCTGTCACCTTACAAGGTATCAATTCTGGTCATGTTCTAGCTGGTGGGGTGATCTGCCATCCTGATTATCCGATGCAAGTAGCTAAACATTTGGAGCTAAAGATACTCGTCTTGGACATCTCCACACCAATTCTGGTTGGATCTCAG GTTGAATTCCACATCCATCATGCAAAAGAGGCTGGAAGGGTGGCAAAGATGGTAGCGTTGCTGGACCAGAAGACTGGCAAAGTCTCCAAAGCACCGCGCATCCTCAAGGGAAAACAAAGTGCCATCATAGAG GTGCAACTGGACGGAGCTGTATGTGTGGAGGAGTTCTCTAAGTCTAAAGCCCTTGGAAGGGCATTCCTAAGGTCATCAGGAACTACAATTGCGGTTGGTATCGTGACCCGAATACTTGAGCACGAGTCATAG
- the LOC121996704 gene encoding ferredoxin-thioredoxin reductase, variable chain-like, with product MQTPGIAAAAPLSPSLFLRSLPSVAPLSLPSLSTRRPAASVLLPFRVIYRVTCQAVLSADVSSSSEIEEEEEERAAAKIGKRVRVTVPLKVCHVQKAPDLDLDGLEGVIKQYVGIWKGKRISANLPFKVEFQIEFEGQTRPVKFISHLKEDEFQYMD from the coding sequence ATGCAGACGCCGGGGATCGCTGCCGCTGCTCCCCTCTCCCCTTCCCTCTTCCTCCGCTCCCTTCCCTCCGTCGCCCCTCTCTCTTTACCCTCTTTGTCCACCCGCCGCCCTGCCGCATCCGTCCTCCTTCCTTTTAGGGTTATATACCGTGTCACGTGCCAGGCCGTCCTCTCCGCCGATGTCTCCTCCTCTTccgagatagaggaggaggaggaggagcgggCGGCGGCTAAGATCGGGAAAAGAGTTCGGGTCACCGTGCCACTGAAGGTTTGCCACGTGCAGAAGGCGCCCGATCTGGATCTCGACGGCCTGGAAGGGGTGATCAAGCAGTACGTTGGGATTTGGAAAGGGAAAAGGATCTCCGCCAATCTCCCATTCAAGGTTGAATTCCAAATCGAGTTCGAAGGGCAAACCCGCCCAGTCAAGTTCATCTCTCATCTCAAGGAGGATGAGTTCCAGTACATGGATTGA